The segment TTCGATGTTGTTTAACAACCTTTGTTTAATTTTCTTTAGCTCAACCACAACATCCTTCATATCTTTTCTTTCTTCTGGTAACTCAGCTGAACAATTCAAAGCCAActccatgatggatgaaatacaATTTGCTTTAACAAAAAAGTACTTATCCTCTCTTCTTAGTAAATCAACATCTGCAATTTCTATCCCTCCTTTAGGCAAAGAACTTTCCATCCAATGCCTTATAGTCACTTCTTCAGCAAAAAAATTATCAGTTGGCTTTTTCTTTGTAAAAGTTTCTATAAGGATGATCCCATAACTATAGACGTCACATTTTATAGAAACGATTCCTGTTAATCCAAATTCTGCATTTCAAGTAATTAGAACATCATTAATCCTTAATTATTTCTAAAAtgcttatttaaataaatatatatatatatatatatccacatACACatgaaacaaaaatataaaatgtaaattaGGAAAACAatcatacaaaaataaaaaagaattcaCCTGGTGCCATATACCCGATAGTTGCAAGAGTCATGGTTTGCTTCATTACTTCACCTTCTCCCAACAATTTGGCAATGCCAAAATCTGCAACATGTGCAACCATGTCTTCATCTAGTAAAATATTGCTTGGTTTTATGTCACAATGAATTATAGGCGTTGGATATCCATTGTGGAGGTATTCTATAGCTACCGCAACATCTATCATTATGTCGACCCTTTGTCTGATATCAAGGAAACAATTTTTAGAATGTAACCATTTCTCAAGGTTTCCATTAGACATGTAAGCAAGCACCAAGGCTTTGAAGTCAACACTTGAGCAGCAAGTAATGACCTTCACAATATTACGATGAACTATATTATGCAAAGCATTACATTCAATGTCAAAACTCCTAAATGCTCCCTCTGTTTGGAAATTGAAAACTTTTATTGCAACTTCCATTCCATCTGAAAGCCTCCCTTTATATACATATCCAAAACTCCCTGAACCAAGCATATTGCTTTCATCAAATCCATTAGTTGCTTGTGAAAGTTCAACATGTGAAATTCttctcagtgttttcaaagacaACAAATCATCTTTAATTGGTAGAGTTGTACTCCTTCTTTGGCATCTTCTATACATAATAGTTAAGACTATTAGTACTACGACAATACCAATTACTGGTAAACCATACCTAAAAGTATGCAATATAATCATTTGGGAGTTTTCGTGGTTGTCGTTTTTGCAAGGTGGGGCTAGCAATCTAGGTGGACCACAAAGTGCAGAATTCTTCATGAATGATGTGCTGGAAAAGTTTGAAAAACATCCTTCAGTGGGAATTTCCCCTACAAGTCTATTGAAAGACACATTAAAATAGTTTAGATATAAAAGCTTTTCCAAAGATTTGGGAATGACTCCAGAGAGATTGTTATTGCATAAATCCAAGAATTCCAAACTAATCAACCCATCAAATGATTCAGGGATATGGCCATGTAGTTTATTATTTGATAAATCTAATGAAACCAAAGTTTGAAGACCTCCAAATGTGGATAAGATATCTCCTACGAGAAGATTTCTTGATAAATTTAGGCTCAGTAGACTCCTCAAATTTCCAACATTAATACCATGTGAATTGTGAAGATGGTTTGATGATAAATCTATTTTTAAGATATCTTTAAGATTCCACAAAGTTAAGGGTATTACAGAACTCAATTTGTTGGAATTTAAGTAAAGATATCTCAAAGAAGAAATATTACCCAAACAAGAGGGTATGGATCCATGCAGCTTATTCAACCCTAAAAACAAGTTGTATAATCTCTCCAAATCACAAAGGCTTTCTGAGATGGGCCCTTCTAATTTATTAAAGGAAAGACCTAGACCTTGGAGATTTCCCAGTCCTCCTATTGATGTTGGAATGAATCCACTTAATTTATTATAGCCAAGTACTAAAACCAACATGTTGCTTAAGTTACCTATTTCCATGGGAATATTGCCTTTAATCTCACAATTAAAGGCAGAGAAGTATTGAAGGGATTTTGAAAGGTTCCCGATATAAGTAGGAAGAACGCCACTCAATGGATTTCCTGAAACATCAATTCTTCTCAAATTCCTACAATTCGTCAAAGAAGAAAGAAAGGTCCACTCATGATCAGTAGTAGATCCTGTGATCAAATTGTTGTTGGCGATTCGGAGCCTTTCGAGGTGTCTTAAGTTGCCAAGCATTTTAGGGATTGGGCCGGAGAATAAGTTTTGTTCCAAGGCTAGTTTCTTAAGCATGGAAGCATTGGAGATAGAGTTGGGAATGTTTCCGCTAAGTTCATTTCTCCACAATAAAAGAATCTCAAGCTTTGGAGCATTGGTGATGGGTGGCAAATTACCTGTAAAATAGCATCTGTTAGTATACATATTCATTGAATACCAAATTcacaaaatatattttaaaataaaaactgtAAAACTTTAAATCAATTAAGAATAAAATTTTGGCATGGAAAAATGTGATCATATGAATTAGAAAGTAGAGAAATAATAAGAAGTTTTGATAGTAATTAGTCCTTGTGATTTCTATAgacaaaacatatatataatacactaataatttttaaaatattgtaaacttgaaataaattaaaaataaaagtttggCATGAGAATGTTAAATCCTAAATACAAAAATGTTATGAGACTGACACTGAATAATAATTAGTTAAATCCTAAATACAAGTTCTAAAAGTGACAAAATAAATGAGAGTagcataaattttattaattttaatgttaataAGAACTGCAGCACTTGACTAAATCATTAAATTGATAAAGTGCATTTTAAGGGTTAAGATGTTGGTTTCAAATACGACATTGATCTAAGGGTTAGATGTTGGTTTAGCCCTTCAAGTTGTATTTAATTGTTATTTTGGTACCTAacgaatttatttgtttcaatttaatatttgaaattaaataaagtaaattaaaatgccaaaaaaaaaaagagagaaaggaaACTGCACCAACACTTTCCATAT is part of the Gossypium arboreum isolate Shixiya-1 chromosome 5, ASM2569848v2, whole genome shotgun sequence genome and harbors:
- the LOC108487895 gene encoding probable LRR receptor-like serine/threonine-protein kinase At3g47570; translated protein: MNYDTCFHLLLALFIPCSVVCLAMTVRNLNSDQFALLEFKDSIAGPQNVLANNWTASTSVCNWIGVSCGIIHKRVIALNLTSMNLRGTIPPHLGNLSFLLSLDLSSNHFYGHLPKELGQLHRLRILRLSYNRLNGEIPSWLGNLQRVRRLNMKNNNFIGTIPETLVNMSNLEILSLGFNQLSGQVPSSIFKISSLKAIRLSSNSLSGQIAESIFNSTTLQEIALFDNKLEGNLPPITNAPKLEILLLWRNELSGNIPNSISNASMLKKLALEQNLFSGPIPKMLGNLRHLERLRIANNNLITGSTTDHEWTFLSSLTNCRNLRRIDVSGNPLSGVLPTYIGNLSKSLQYFSAFNCEIKGNIPMEIGNLSNMLVLVLGYNKLSGFIPTSIGGLGNLQGLGLSFNKLEGPISESLCDLERLYNLFLGLNKLHGSIPSCLGNISSLRYLYLNSNKLSSVIPLTLWNLKDILKIDLSSNHLHNSHGINVGNLRSLLSLNLSRNLLVGDILSTFGGLQTLVSLDLSNNKLHGHIPESFDGLISLEFLDLCNNNLSGVIPKSLEKLLYLNYFNVSFNRLVGEIPTEGCFSNFSSTSFMKNSALCGPPRLLAPPCKNDNHENSQMIILHTFRYGLPVIGIVVVLIVLTIMYRRCQRRSTTLPIKDDLLSLKTLRRISHVELSQATNGFDESNMLGSGSFGYVYKGRLSDGMEVAIKVFNFQTEGAFRSFDIECNALHNIVHRNIVKVITCCSSVDFKALVLAYMSNGNLEKWLHSKNCFLDIRQRVDIMIDVAVAIEYLHNGYPTPIIHCDIKPSNILLDEDMVAHVADFGIAKLLGEGEVMKQTMTLATIGYMAPEFGLTGIVSIKCDVYSYGIILIETFTKKKPTDNFFAEEVTIRHWMESSLPKGGIEIADVDLLRREDKYFFVKANCISSIMELALNCSAELPEERKDMKDVVVELKKIKQRLLNNIEHV